The nucleotide sequence AAAAGAAGTAGTAGAATAATATGGATATATTAAAAAATCGTATTCTGCAGGACGGCAAATGTTATGCAGGTGGGATACTAAAAGTAGATAGTTTTATTAATCATCAGATGGATCCCATGCTGATGTATAAAATTGCTCAGGAATTTGTTACCCGGTTTGAGGGAACAAAAATAAATAAAATTGTAACTATCGAGGCAAGTGGCATTGCTCCTGCTATTATGGTGGGTTACATTATGCAGCTTCCGGTTGTCTTTGTTAAGAAAAAACAGCCAAAGACAATGGAGAATATGCTTACAACAACGGTGCATTCCTTTACGAAGGACCGCGATTACACTGTTTGTATCAGTAACAATTTTCTTACACCGGACGATCATGTATTGTTTGTTGACGATTTTCTTGCCAACGGCAATGCATCGCTGGGTATGATCGACTTGATTGCTCAGGCAGGGGCTACGTTAAGTGGTATGGGTTTTATTATAGAAAAGGCATTTCAGGATGGTGGTAAGATTCTACGTGAACAGGGTATCCATGTAGAGTCTTTGGCTATTATTGAAGATTTGTCAAACTGCGAAATTAAGGTCCGGTAACTAAGGCTGGTTGCGGACAGTATATTTCCCTCCGGGTGTTTGCCCGGAGGGATTTTCTTTTTTATCTTTTCAGCAGTCCCGGAATCATGGATGGTTCGGGTGCAACATGAATACCAACAGTTTCGAGAGCCTCTATCTTTTCTTTGGCACTTCCTGAACCACTTGAAATAATGGCTCCTGCATGTCCCATCTGCTTATCTGCCGGAGCAGTCTGCCCGGCAATGAACGCTACAACGGGTTTGCTTATATGATGCTCTATGAATGAGGCAGCCTTTTCTTCGGCATTGCCACCGATTTCGCCAATTAAGACTATAGAGTCAGTCTCATCGTCCTCCTCGAACATAGCAAGTAGTTCCAGGTAATGAAGACCCACTACCGGATCACCGCCTATTCCAATCGCGGTAGATTGCCCTAAACCTGCCGCAGTAAGATGATAGACCACCTCGTATGTTAACGTCCCACTGCGGCTTATAATGCCCACTCCTCCCTTTTTAAACACCGTGGCAGGCATAATTCCCACCAAACTCTTTTCGGGCGAAATAAGGCCCGGACAATTTGGACCGATAAGCGAAGCTCCTTTTTGCTTAACATAACTGTAAGCTTTAACGATATCGAGGGTTGGTATACCTTCCGTAATGCAAATGATTAACTTTATACCTGCATCGGCAGCTTCAAGTATGGCATCAAAAGCGAAAGCTGCAGGAACAAATATAATCGATGTATTTGCACGAAGAAGCTTTACAGTCTCGTGTACGGTATTGAATACCGGTATTCCGTTAACAAACATTCCTCCTTTGCCGGGTGAGGTGCCGGCTACAATCTGCGTTCCGTAATCTTTCATTTTCAGGGCATGAAAGCCCCCGTCTCTTCCTGTTATTCCTTGTACAACTACGCGTGTGTTTTGATCTATAAGGATACTCATCTTGAATTTCGTTTAATAGGTTTTTAAAGATATATTCACGGCCAAACGTGTTGCTTCGCTCATTGTATTGGCCACATACAGTTTTGAATCACGGAGAAGAGCCCTTCCGGCTTCTTCATTTGTCCCGGTTAACCGCACCACAACCGGAATATCTGTCTCTATTTGTTCGAAAGCCTGCAGTATACCATTAGCAACGTCGTCACAACGGGTAATTCCTCCGAATATATTGATGAGTACCACCTTCACATCATCGTCTTTTAGCAATAGCTTAAGAGCTTGTACAACCTTTTCACTATTTGAACTTCCTCCTATATCCAGAAAGTTTGCCGGATTACCTCTATATCTTTTTATTAAATCCATGGTAGCCATTGCTAGTCCGGCTCCGTTTACCATACACCCTATTTCTCCTCCAAGATGCACATAACTGAAACCTTTAGATTTGGCATCGCGTTCCTTCTTCTCTTCTTCGGTTGGCTCAAATAGTTCTGCAATTTTTGGCTGACGGAAGAGGGCATTGTCATCAAATGTCATTTTTGCGTCAACCGCTATCAAATTATCATCGTCTGTTAGTACAAGCGGATTTATCTCTGCCAGCGAGGCATCGGTTTCGATAAAGAGCCTGTAAAGAGATTTAATAATGTGGCTAAGCTGATTGACAAGTTTTATGTCGGAGAATAAAGAAAAGGCAACTTTCCGGGTAAAGAAATCGGGAGTTCCCAACATAGGATCAATCTGAAATTTGTGAATACGTTCGGGAGTTGAATGGGCCACCTCTTCGATATCGATTCCTCCGTCACTGCTTAACATCAGCAAAGCGGATTTAGTGTTGCGATCTACAACTATACTTAAATAGTATTCCTTTTTAATATCTACAGCTTCAGTTACAATGATCCGATCTACCGGGATATCCTTTATTTTTAAGTTTAGTATAGCCTCGGTGCGGGTTTGAACTTCCTGCGAATTATCGGCAAGTTTAATTCCTCCGGCCTTTCCCCTTCCACCTGTGAGGACCTGGGCTTTTAAGACAACTTTGTTAACATTTAATTGAGAGTATGCAGAAACAGCTTCGTCCGGGGTACGACATAAAATGTAACTTTTTACTGGAATTCCATACGCGGCAAACAGATCTTTTGCCTGGTATTCATGTATCTTCATCCGTGTTAGGTGTTAATAAGGTAAAACAATAGGTATATTTTGGGCATTAAATATAGAAATATCCGTTTGCAGGTTAAATCTATAGTAATCAAACAGTAGAAAAGTTAGGATTGTTTTGGATCAAGCCGAAAAGTTGGGGGGTAATAGAAAAGGAGCTACATTTGCAGCTATGGAAACAGGCTATGAATTGCTATTGCCGGAAGGCGTATTAAAATACTTTGAAGTAGTATTTGCAGAAAAGACAAGTTCGACCATTACCATTCATCTGGAAGAACTCAATATTATTCCTGAGGAATATAAAGAAGATAAACTTGAATCAAAAGGATTTTATCCCAGTGTAGCCATACAAGACTATCCCCTACGAGGGAAAGTGGTGATTCTGCAGGTAAGGCGTAGAAGGTGGACCAATCATAGCACAGGGGATATTGTCTGCAGGAATTGGGATATGGTAGCTAAAGGAACTCGTTTGACGCAAGAATTTGCGTCTTTTTTAAAAGAATTACATAGATACTCATCCTGTTAGCTGTCGTACTGTTGGTGAATTTTATGGTGTAGACGGGAAGCAATTGGAAGAACAATACCGGCTCTTCTTATCTGACTTCTATGAGTGGGACCAACGGGAACACGCAGACAAATGGGTTCTTTTCCCCGAAAACATTGGCTCCCATCTGAGTCTGGATGAAACGGCTCTGACTTATGATGAACTTTATACGATTCTCACCAATAAGCAAGCCAAAGGTAAAAAAGGAAGTATCGTCGCTATCGTAAAAGGGACCATGGCCTCTGATGTTCTTGACGTTTTAAACAGAATCAATCATTCTAAACGACTAAAAGTCAAAGAAGTTACAATCGATATGGCCGCCAATATGGAGATGATCGTTCGGCGGGCGTTTCCCAAAGCAACTCTTGTTACCGACCGTTTTCATGTACAAAAGCTAGCCACTGAAGCATTGCAGGACATCCGTGTGGTACATCGCTGGGAGGCAATCGAACAGGAAAGTAAAGAGATGGAGTTAGCTAAAGAAGCCGGAAGAAAGTATTCTCCTGAAATTCTGAAAAACGGTGAAACCCGTAAACAACTTTTGGCAAGAAGCCGCTACCTGCTATTTAAAACAGAGAATAAATGGACTCCGAATCAAAGGGCCAGAGCTGAAGTCCTTTTTCATTGGTATCCTTCCCTGGAAAGATCTTACAACCTGACCATGCAGCTCAGACATATCTATCATACCGTGAAAGAAAAAGTAGTTGCGTTTACTCGTCTGGCACACTGGTATGAACAGATTGAACAAGCGGGGTTTAAACAGTTCAACACTGTAAAAAGATCAATCTCGGCACACTATCAAACAATCATCAATTACTTTGACAATCGGTCGACAAATGCTTCGGCTGAATCTTTCAACGCTAAAATAAAAAGTTTCAGGGCATGCCTGAGAGGGGTAAAGAATATTTCCTATTTTCTTTTTAGATTAACCAATATTTATGCATAGCCCCCAACTTTTCGGGTTGATCCATTGTTTTGTTTTCATCGAAATAAGTGGAGGAGGAGAGGTAAATAAAAAAAGGACCGACAATTTGTCGATCTTTTTTAGTTGCGGAGGCAAGACTCGAACTTACGACCTTTGGGTTATGAGCCCAACGAGCTACCACTGCTCCACTCCGCGATATGTTTGTTATTTGATAACGAGTGCAAAGGTACAGCTTTTTTATTATAAACCAAATTTATTTCCATTTAGTTTCTGAATGAAACTCCTATCCTTGGTGTGAGTCCTTAACTAACAGCATTTTGTCACCTAATTTATTTTTGAATTAAATTTAAAGTTTTGCTTTTATCATGCTGCAATATTGTTTTTGCTTCTTTTGTCTCGAGGAAGGTAAATTCTTCCCGGGACTTTCAGCACAGAAAGTATATACTTTTAACAAGCAATCATATATCTTTGAAACACCAGCTATATAATTATGAAAGTGCAAAGATATAAGTAAATATTTTCTTAAAACTCGTTCTAACTGTTTAATGCATTGTGCTTTTATCTTGTTGGTATTCAAAGTTTTCTTAGTATAACTTGAATAAAGGTTTGCGTATTCCGATATTATATGAATATATTTGCGTTTTAGTAAATTGAATATTAAATATATGGGAGCTTCTTCATTTGAATCTGACTTATCTTTGCAACTTCTTTATGCCGGTTTTTATCGAGTAGGTACATGGTGGAATTATGATAATGTAATTAGCCCTTTTTCTCGAATATATTTGATAACAAAAGGTAGCGGAGCTGTTTATATACGTAAGAAAAAATATGAATTACATCCCAATCAATTGTTTCTGATTCCCAAGTTTGTAGCTCACAGGTATGAGTGCGACGATTTTATGGAGCATTACTATATCTGTTTTTTTGATACCAAAACCAGAGAAAAAAATCGTTACGAGCGATTGGATATGAATTTGCAATTACCATCCAAGCCAATTGACTATGCTTTGATGGAGCGTTTTATGGAACTTAATCCCCACAAATCTTTACCAACCACCGATCCCCGAAAATATGACAATAAGCGAAATATCCATTTTATGAATAAGGAAACAAATAGTTTGGAGTATGCCAGGGATATTGAAAACAATGGTATCTTACTTCAGCTTTTTTCCCGATTTATTACATCTGCTCAAGTTCCATTATCAGGTATAAACTATCCGTATGAGAAATTTGATGTCGTAATGAATTATATCCACAATAATTTAAGTACCAATATATCTGTATCTGGTTTGGCTGAATTAATGTATGTTACCCCCGATCATTTTTCCAGGTTGTTTAAAAAGATCCAAGGAGTAAATCCCTGTGAATACATTCAGCTAAAGCGAATAGAAAAAGCCCAAACTTTGATGCTCACCTCTCAAATCACCATAAAAGAAATTGCCTCAGCAGTTGGTCTGCCTAATCTGTCGCAGTTCTCCCGATTATTTTCAAAACATACACACCACGCTCCCCGTGAGTACAGGGCTATGCTGTTTAATGATCTAAGGAAGGAGTAAACTCGCCATAAAACTCATTGTCTTTTTTTAAATTAGATAAAAAAAGATGGTCGGCATATATGATCCTGATATTGGATTATATAGTGCCGACTAACTTGTTACTTTACAGGAACTGTACTAAAGTTAAATATAGAAGGCTTTTCGCCTGGTATAAGAATGCTTAATACAAAGTCGTATGAAGCTCCTTTCTCAAATAATTTATCGCAAGACAGCCGTACTGTTGTTTTCTGGTATGGATCCAGAGCAGGAACTTTCGAGCTACCTACTTTAATAGTCTGACCGTTTTTCTTATATTCAAGGTGTAATGTTGTTGTTTTCGACGCCATCTGTCCAAAATTCTGCACTTCAGCACCCAAATCGAAACCTTTTTCGGAAGGAGTAAATGAAGGCATACGGGCAGAAAGAATCGGATTATTATAGCTTACGTAAGGCAAACGCGCATATCCGTAAAGTAACTTTCCGGAGGTCGTTTTACCTATTAATTTGGGCGCGAACTCTTCTTCTGTTATGCCATTTCCCTTTGCATCAAATGTAACAACCAGATCGGAACCGGCTTTTTCTGTTTTCATTACTTGGCAACCTCTTCCGTAATTTACTTCCGCAGATGCTCCGAAACGTAATGAGTTAACATTGATATCGGTATGAGGATTGAATCCTTCCTCTGCTGCAATCTTAACACGGATTGTTTTTGTTTTCTCTGTTATCTTTTGTGTGTCAAGTATTGCAAGCAGTAATCCGGGATTTAATGGAATACTAATGTTTTTAGAACCATGGTTGTCGTTCCCCTTGTCCGATTCTTTCTGCACGTCAACTACTGCAAAGTTTGCCTGAATGGCACGGCCATATTTGTCTTGCAATACTTTGATACGCTCATACTTAAACCATTCTTCCACTTTTCCATCTTCATGAAAAGATACTCCCGGCTGATAAGCTTCGCCCGGATCGGTAACCCAGTTAACTCCGTCTTTCGACCGCATATAAAATGCGATACGTCCCAGCCAGTCGTTCACAATTAAATGATATTGGATATGATCGCGCCATACAACAGGATCTTCAAATTCTCCCTCTACAGCCGGATAAACCCTTCGGTCAGAGATTTGATTGTAAGACGAAAGTCCTGTCTGGCTAATCCAGATACCCCCACCACGGCAGACCATCAGGTAGGATCCGTCCTCACGTTTCGAGAAAGTAAGGTTTGACAACCCTTCAATGATTCGACGGTCGCGTTTGTTAAATTCGAATTTGTTGTATGTCCACGGACCATTCAACGTGTTGGCTAAATAATATCCGTCAATAACATAAACAACATAGCGTCCATCATTCAGCCTAAAGCATTCTGGATTATGACCAGCGCCTATGGTGTCTTTAATTATAAACGGACCGATGGAATTGTTACAAACTGTATGGTATACAATAGAATTTGGCCATGTGGCGTGACCTTTGGGAGAGTCTTCCAACCAGCCACAAACAAATAAATGATATTTGTTATCGTCGCCTAACATGATATTTCCGCCCCAATAGGACCGAATACTATCTTCTATTCCATTATCCACATAGCGTGGCAATACATTCTTGGCTCCCCATGTGTCGCTTCTTAATTTACCGGAAGGCATCGGAAGAAAACGATCCATAAACCGTGCTCCTTTAACTAACTGTTTCCATTCCGAAGGACGTTCCCTCTCTTTAATCTGGGTAAAAGAGTCGTTCGATATCAGTAAAAAGAAAAATAGAGTTAATAAAAATGATAACTTGAATTTCATGATTTGATATTTAATTTCATTTTATCGATTTACTTGGTTGGAATTTCAATCCATTTATCCTTTGTTGTCTCATATTCCAATATCTTTCCATCTACAGGAGATGCAATGCGTAATAGTCCTCCTTGTTCAGAAAAAACACGAATATTTATTACTTGTCCATTCTTTTTCTCTGCCGATACAAGAAAGGCACCCATTGCGCGCATATTTTTGAATGAAACATTTTCCCAGCTTGCCGGAATAGCAGGAAATACGCGAACAATACCGGTATGACTTTGTAGTAGCATTTCTTGAATTCCCGCAGCAAAAGCAAAGTTACCCTCCAGCGTAAATGGACGATAGGTAAACTTCGACTTTCCTGTATTTGACTGATCACCATTTACATGAAACGAATTTTTCAAACAAAAACAATCAGCAAAAGTTCGCAAGGCCTCGGCTGCACCTTCACCATCCAATGCGCGTGCTTTCATATTACCATACCAACTATATGAATATCCGCACCACCAATCTGGTCCGCATTCTTTCATCCTTTTTAGTGTAGCATTTATAATATGCTGAGAGTTTTCCCCATCACTCCAATCTATTAATCCCAATGGATGTATGGCCATGGCATGAGAGAAATGGCGGTGTGATTCATCGTATGGAAATCCTTTGGAAAAGGTAAGACTTCCGCTTTCGTCTACATCAAAATCCGGCAATTGTTTTTTTAGTGCCAACCAGTGAGCAGACTCTTCCTTCAAATCCAATTCGGCTGCTAATTCGGCTGTCGCTTTAAAAATAAAGTGCATCAGTGACAAATCGTAATTAGTCATATCCTTAAACCAAGCTTCTATGGAATTATCGAAAACTTCCGGACTTGAGCTAATTTCAAGCTTACGTATGCCATTTGTATCAACTTCCGAAATTTGTTCCATATAAACCGCTACATCTTTCAAAAATGGATACGCCCGTTCTTTCAGAAATGTCCTGTCTGCCGAATACTTCCAATGTAAGTAAAAATGTTGGGCCAACCAGGCTCCACAAGTTGGAGACATTGAATATTGAATCCATCCACCCATTGGTTCGCCGGTTAAGGTACAAACTCCTGGAATATTCATCCCATCCGTTTCAAAATACTGGCGGGTATAACGTTTATATATATCCCGTTGATTCCATAACGTATTGAGATAGCCCATACCTTCGGCCAGGTGATTACTTGAATATGCCGGCCAATAGCTTAGCTGAGTATTCAAGTCGTGATGAAAATCGCCTTTCCAGGGTGGAAGCTTTCCATTGTCGGCTGTCCATACTGCCTGTAAAGAAATAGGATAAGAGTTTTCTCTGGAAGCAGAACCAAACTTATAAATTTCGCTCTGGTACTGTTTTTGTAAGACTGTATCTGGCAGTTCGATAGAAGATTGAGCCCAATAATTATTCCAATAATTCATATGAGCATCATAATCTTTATTTACTCCACGTTGCATCGCTTCTTTTACTTCTTTTGCAGCTTTGTCGGTCGACATCGACGACGTTACACTCCAAACTCCCCGCAAGGTGGTTCCAACTTTTTCCCAACGAACTACTACATCATACGAGAAATCTCCCCATCCTTTCTGATGATATACTATTTCATTTCCATTTTGGGTAATTTTTCCTTGCTCGTAACCCAGACGACGCAGATCCTGACCTGTTACCGGATCCGATTCTCCGGATGGGCTTGTTTTATTATACTGTGGAGCAACCAGAGTAGGTACAACATCTTCTTTCAGATTTTCGAATACAAACCATCCAATCGGTTCCGTTGCGTGAACAAACGTCTTCATCCGTGTTCCATCTTTCCAGGTGGCTTCACATAAAGCATTGTTAAAATACAACTGTACATGCGACGGCTCTCCTAACTGCTTTAATGAGAATTCGATGGCAGCTCCCGGAATTTTTGAAGGGGCAGGCATTTGGTCGTATGGCCAGTCAAATTTTTTCTGTACCGGCAGATAATCTTTTTTTCTTACCTGTTCTTTTACCCAGGCAAACCGATTATTTGGGCCCGATATACTATCCGTGGGACGGAGATCCCAAAGATCGGTCCGATCTAATGAAAAGCGAAGGGCTGAGTCTCGTTTCCACACCAAGGCACCAACCGTAGCATTGCCTAATGGCATACCCTCATCCCAGCTTTTTGCCAGAACAGGAAATTGCAGGTCGCTATTTGAAGGTGTAACCGACAGATCCGTTACACTACTGCAACCCATTAAGAGATATCCGCTTACTAACGATAGTAAAATTCGTTTCATTATTATTTTTTTAATTTTTACTAATACACTCTTCGCGATGTGAAAGAGAAATTATCTTTTTCCATTTGCAAAGAAATTAATTAGGATAATTATCCGTGCAAAGTTTTTTCCATATCAATTACAGGCCATGGCAGATAATTTTCCCATGCACCACGGGTAAAATCTGGTATGGCAACTGAAGTACTTTTATTTTGAACAGAGCGTTCGCTCAACTCTACAATAGAGGACCAAGCAGCAGCATCATAAACAGATTGGTCTAACGGATAGCCATTTTGTAAACAATAAATCAATCGCCAATCCATAATAAAGTCCATTCCTCCGTGACCACCTACTTTCTTCGCTTTTTCTCCAATATATTTGCTGAGCGGATGTTCATATTTAGAAAGAAGTTCTTTTTGATCTCCCTCTTTTAAAAATTCGTGAGAACTTGGCTGAAGGGCTACTTTCTCGTCAGGATATTTGACAGCCATACCATTAGTACCTTGTACCAAATGAATACGAGAATAAGGTCTTGGTGAAGTGGTGTCATGCTGTATCATAATACTTTTACCCTTTGATGTGCGAATGATTGTTGTATTCATATCGCCCAGCATATATCGTTCTGATTGGGTAATCCGTTCGTCGTTTTTCAATTTATCCTTGGCATATAAGGCAAGCCCATACTGATTAGTGGATACAGACGACAAGTATTCCATCCGGTCACCCTGATTGATTCCTAATATCTGGGCAATAGGTCCTAATCCATGAGTAGGATAGGGGTTGCCAGTATGATATTTGCTGTATTCAAGCCTCCAATGTTTATAATAACCGTCGAATTTCTCTTGTCTCAGATCGTGTATATAGGCTCCTTCTGTGTGGATTATTTCTCCCAGCACACCCTTACGGGCCATATTTAATGTGGCTAATTCAAAAAAATCGTAGCAGCAATTTTCAAGCATCATACAATGGAGCTGTTTTTCTTCCGCTTTATCAACCAGAGCCCAGCAATCTTTTATTGTTAAAGCAGCTGGTACTTCGATAGCAACATGTTTTCCATGATCCATCGCATATAAGGCGATGGGGACATGCAATTCCCAAGGTGTTGCGTTGTAAATGAGATCAATATCATCTCGCTCGCACATTTTTTTCCAATCTTCTTCGCCAGAGTAAACAATTGCTTCTTTTCGACCGCTGCTTTTCAATGTTTTTTGGCTGTTTGCTATTCTTTCCGGATTAAGGTCGCATAGAGCAATAATGTCGGTTCCTTCAATTTGGCTAAGCCTGGATACGGCTCCGGCACCCCGGCCTAAACCAACAACTCCAATACGAACCGTTTTCAAGGGTTTGCAACGAAGGCCCAATACCGATTTTCCTTTTGCATGGGGAACAATATCTTCCTGCAGTTGGAAAGAATTATTTACATGCGAATTTACTGCTTGTAAGTCCTGACCTATCAAGGCCGTTGCACCACCAGCCAGAGATGCTTTAAAAAACTGTCTTCTACTAATCATAATATTTTAATTTAATAAGGTATAATAACTATCTGTTACCGTTAGGCCATATTTGAATAAAATCGGCAATCCTTTCCATTGAAATTATTAATTTGTGTTTCTGCCATTTTATGTATTTGCAAAGTTATTAGATTATTTAGTCATAT is from uncultured Macellibacteroides sp. and encodes:
- the xpt gene encoding xanthine phosphoribosyltransferase encodes the protein MDILKNRILQDGKCYAGGILKVDSFINHQMDPMLMYKIAQEFVTRFEGTKINKIVTIEASGIAPAIMVGYIMQLPVVFVKKKQPKTMENMLTTTVHSFTKDRDYTVCISNNFLTPDDHVLFVDDFLANGNASLGMIDLIAQAGATLSGMGFIIEKAFQDGGKILREQGIHVESLAIIEDLSNCEIKVR
- a CDS encoding glycoside hydrolase family protein is translated as MKFKLSFLLTLFFFLLISNDSFTQIKERERPSEWKQLVKGARFMDRFLPMPSGKLRSDTWGAKNVLPRYVDNGIEDSIRSYWGGNIMLGDDNKYHLFVCGWLEDSPKGHATWPNSIVYHTVCNNSIGPFIIKDTIGAGHNPECFRLNDGRYVVYVIDGYYLANTLNGPWTYNKFEFNKRDRRIIEGLSNLTFSKREDGSYLMVCRGGGIWISQTGLSSYNQISDRRVYPAVEGEFEDPVVWRDHIQYHLIVNDWLGRIAFYMRSKDGVNWVTDPGEAYQPGVSFHEDGKVEEWFKYERIKVLQDKYGRAIQANFAVVDVQKESDKGNDNHGSKNISIPLNPGLLLAILDTQKITEKTKTIRVKIAAEEGFNPHTDINVNSLRFGASAEVNYGRGCQVMKTEKAGSDLVVTFDAKGNGITEEEFAPKLIGKTTSGKLLYGYARLPYVSYNNPILSARMPSFTPSEKGFDLGAEVQNFGQMASKTTTLHLEYKKNGQTIKVGSSKVPALDPYQKTTVRLSCDKLFEKGASYDFVLSILIPGEKPSIFNFSTVPVK
- a CDS encoding Gfo/Idh/MocA family oxidoreductase — encoded protein: MISRRQFFKASLAGGATALIGQDLQAVNSHVNNSFQLQEDIVPHAKGKSVLGLRCKPLKTVRIGVVGLGRGAGAVSRLSQIEGTDIIALCDLNPERIANSQKTLKSSGRKEAIVYSGEEDWKKMCERDDIDLIYNATPWELHVPIALYAMDHGKHVAIEVPAALTIKDCWALVDKAEEKQLHCMMLENCCYDFFELATLNMARKGVLGEIIHTEGAYIHDLRQEKFDGYYKHWRLEYSKYHTGNPYPTHGLGPIAQILGINQGDRMEYLSSVSTNQYGLALYAKDKLKNDERITQSERYMLGDMNTTIIRTSKGKSIMIQHDTTSPRPYSRIHLVQGTNGMAVKYPDEKVALQPSSHEFLKEGDQKELLSKYEHPLSKYIGEKAKKVGGHGGMDFIMDWRLIYCLQNGYPLDQSVYDAAAWSSIVELSERSVQNKSTSVAIPDFTRGAWENYLPWPVIDMEKTLHG
- a CDS encoding glycoside hydrolase family 95-like protein; the encoded protein is MGCSSVTDLSVTPSNSDLQFPVLAKSWDEGMPLGNATVGALVWKRDSALRFSLDRTDLWDLRPTDSISGPNNRFAWVKEQVRKKDYLPVQKKFDWPYDQMPAPSKIPGAAIEFSLKQLGEPSHVQLYFNNALCEATWKDGTRMKTFVHATEPIGWFVFENLKEDVVPTLVAPQYNKTSPSGESDPVTGQDLRRLGYEQGKITQNGNEIVYHQKGWGDFSYDVVVRWEKVGTTLRGVWSVTSSMSTDKAAKEVKEAMQRGVNKDYDAHMNYWNNYWAQSSIELPDTVLQKQYQSEIYKFGSASRENSYPISLQAVWTADNGKLPPWKGDFHHDLNTQLSYWPAYSSNHLAEGMGYLNTLWNQRDIYKRYTRQYFETDGMNIPGVCTLTGEPMGGWIQYSMSPTCGAWLAQHFYLHWKYSADRTFLKERAYPFLKDVAVYMEQISEVDTNGIRKLEISSSPEVFDNSIEAWFKDMTNYDLSLMHFIFKATAELAAELDLKEESAHWLALKKQLPDFDVDESGSLTFSKGFPYDESHRHFSHAMAIHPLGLIDWSDGENSQHIINATLKRMKECGPDWWCGYSYSWYGNMKARALDGEGAAEALRTFADCFCLKNSFHVNGDQSNTGKSKFTYRPFTLEGNFAFAAGIQEMLLQSHTGIVRVFPAIPASWENVSFKNMRAMGAFLVSAEKKNGQVINIRVFSEQGGLLRIASPVDGKILEYETTKDKWIEIPTK
- a CDS encoding transposase — its product is MEEQYRLFLSDFYEWDQREHADKWVLFPENIGSHLSLDETALTYDELYTILTNKQAKGKKGSIVAIVKGTMASDVLDVLNRINHSKRLKVKEVTIDMAANMEMIVRRAFPKATLVTDRFHVQKLATEALQDIRVVHRWEAIEQESKEMELAKEAGRKYSPEILKNGETRKQLLARSRYLLFKTENKWTPNQRARAEVLFHWYPSLERSYNLTMQLRHIYHTVKEKVVAFTRLAHWYEQIEQAGFKQFNTVKRSISAHYQTIINYFDNRSTNASAESFNAKIKSFRACLRGVKNISYFLFRLTNIYA
- the sucC gene encoding ADP-forming succinate--CoA ligase subunit beta; amino-acid sequence: MKIHEYQAKDLFAAYGIPVKSYILCRTPDEAVSAYSQLNVNKVVLKAQVLTGGRGKAGGIKLADNSQEVQTRTEAILNLKIKDIPVDRIIVTEAVDIKKEYYLSIVVDRNTKSALLMLSSDGGIDIEEVAHSTPERIHKFQIDPMLGTPDFFTRKVAFSLFSDIKLVNQLSHIIKSLYRLFIETDASLAEINPLVLTDDDNLIAVDAKMTFDDNALFRQPKIAELFEPTEEEKKERDAKSKGFSYVHLGGEIGCMVNGAGLAMATMDLIKRYRGNPANFLDIGGSSNSEKVVQALKLLLKDDDVKVVLINIFGGITRCDDVANGILQAFEQIETDIPVVVRLTGTNEEAGRALLRDSKLYVANTMSEATRLAVNISLKTY
- the sucD gene encoding succinate--CoA ligase subunit alpha, with translation MSILIDQNTRVVVQGITGRDGGFHALKMKDYGTQIVAGTSPGKGGMFVNGIPVFNTVHETVKLLRANTSIIFVPAAFAFDAILEAADAGIKLIICITEGIPTLDIVKAYSYVKQKGASLIGPNCPGLISPEKSLVGIMPATVFKKGGVGIISRSGTLTYEVVYHLTAAGLGQSTAIGIGGDPVVGLHYLELLAMFEEDDETDSIVLIGEIGGNAEEKAASFIEHHISKPVVAFIAGQTAPADKQMGHAGAIISSGSGSAKEKIEALETVGIHVAPEPSMIPGLLKR
- a CDS encoding AraC family transcriptional regulator; protein product: MGASSFESDLSLQLLYAGFYRVGTWWNYDNVISPFSRIYLITKGSGAVYIRKKKYELHPNQLFLIPKFVAHRYECDDFMEHYYICFFDTKTREKNRYERLDMNLQLPSKPIDYALMERFMELNPHKSLPTTDPRKYDNKRNIHFMNKETNSLEYARDIENNGILLQLFSRFITSAQVPLSGINYPYEKFDVVMNYIHNNLSTNISVSGLAELMYVTPDHFSRLFKKIQGVNPCEYIQLKRIEKAQTLMLTSQITIKEIASAVGLPNLSQFSRLFSKHTHHAPREYRAMLFNDLRKE